In a genomic window of Streptomyces pristinaespiralis:
- a CDS encoding LVIVD repeat-containing protein, with protein sequence MDTTRRTILRGMAAAPVAATAGGLLLPHGARAAQAAADPMPLDLRVRTRAKGTGTSYPDVIKRLLLMADSERPEERHGLARASLAGILADANRKGRPARPDWPGASLPRLRTSFQWQGADEENSISNDFRTKYWRPQGISNHYTGAGGTTPDILMVSWYARAGEKDQGARISIVDLSDPGAPRYRHVLLVEPWVQGRRFTFRPATLHAGGIAWYGNRLYIADTVKGLRVFNTDEMLEVATGGRADKCGYWKGKYYAHRYKYVLPQSRAYDHVAPNQVEVQQRYSQVAVDVTTRPHSLVVSEFMRPLETSSRAVRWNLDPGTGALVPVRPGGLVRSVARDRIRHGGQVQGAVSVLGTYYLSASAGPDRYGTVRTWRKQAVGDPPAAFAWHQAEGPEDLSHDARAGVLWSVNEYEGNRYVYSMTL encoded by the coding sequence ATGGACACCACACGGAGAACGATCCTGCGGGGCATGGCGGCGGCACCGGTGGCGGCCACCGCGGGCGGTCTGCTGCTGCCGCACGGCGCCCGGGCGGCACAAGCCGCCGCCGACCCGATGCCGCTCGACCTGCGCGTGCGCACCCGCGCCAAGGGAACCGGCACCAGCTACCCGGACGTGATCAAGAGACTCCTCCTCATGGCGGACAGCGAGCGGCCCGAGGAACGCCACGGACTGGCCAGGGCCTCGCTCGCCGGCATCCTGGCCGACGCGAACAGGAAGGGCCGGCCCGCGCGGCCGGACTGGCCGGGGGCGAGCCTGCCCAGGCTGCGCACCTCGTTCCAATGGCAGGGCGCCGACGAGGAGAACAGCATCTCCAACGACTTCAGGACCAAGTACTGGCGTCCGCAGGGCATCAGCAACCACTACACCGGTGCCGGCGGCACCACCCCTGACATCCTCATGGTCTCCTGGTACGCCCGCGCGGGTGAGAAGGACCAGGGGGCCCGGATCAGCATCGTGGATCTTTCTGACCCCGGCGCGCCGAGGTACCGGCACGTGCTGCTCGTCGAACCGTGGGTGCAAGGACGCCGTTTCACCTTCCGGCCCGCGACCCTGCACGCCGGAGGGATCGCCTGGTACGGCAACCGCCTCTACATCGCGGACACCGTGAAGGGCCTGCGCGTCTTCAACACCGACGAGATGCTCGAGGTCGCCACGGGCGGCCGGGCGGACAAGTGCGGTTACTGGAAGGGCAAGTACTACGCGCACCGCTACAAGTACGTCCTGCCGCAGAGCCGCGCCTACGACCACGTGGCGCCGAACCAAGTAGAGGTCCAGCAGCGCTACTCGCAGGTGGCGGTGGATGTCACGACCCGTCCGCACTCCCTCGTGGTGAGCGAGTTCATGCGCCCGCTCGAGACGTCGTCGCGCGCCGTCCGCTGGAACCTCGACCCGGGCACCGGCGCGTTGGTCCCCGTCCGGCCGGGCGGACTGGTCAGGTCCGTCGCCCGTGACCGTATCCGCCACGGCGGCCAGGTGCAGGGCGCCGTGAGCGTCCTCGGCACCTACTACCTGTCGGCGAGCGCCGGGCCCGATCGCTACGGGACCGTCCGGACCTGGCGCAAGCAGGCCGTCGGTGACCCCCCGGCCGCATTCGCCTGGCACCAGGCGGAAGGACCGGAGGACCTCAGCCATGACGCCCGGGCCGGTGTCCTGTGGTCGGTCAACGAGTACGAGGGCAACCGCTACGTGTACTCGATGACCCTGTAG
- a CDS encoding YbaB/EbfC family nucleoid-associated protein has protein sequence MIPGGGQPNMQQLLQQAQKMQQDLAKAQEELAQTEVEGQAGGGLVKATVTGSGELRGLVIDPKAVDPEDTETLADLVVAAVQAANENAQQLQQDKLGPLAQGLGGMPGMPF, from the coding sequence GTGATCCCCGGTGGTGGCCAGCCCAACATGCAGCAGCTGCTCCAGCAGGCCCAGAAGATGCAGCAGGACCTGGCGAAGGCCCAGGAAGAGCTCGCGCAGACCGAGGTCGAGGGCCAGGCCGGCGGCGGGCTCGTGAAGGCGACCGTCACGGGCTCCGGCGAGCTCCGCGGCCTGGTCATCGACCCCAAGGCCGTGGACCCGGAGGACACCGAGACCCTGGCCGACCTCGTCGTGGCCGCCGTCCAGGCCGCCAACGAGAACGCGCAGCAGCTCCAGCAGGACAAGCTCGGCCCGCTCGCCCAGGGCCTGGGCGGCATGCCGGGCATGCCCTTCTGA
- a CDS encoding DJ-1/PfpI family protein, whose product MTRGTVHLAVYDTYADWETGHTTAHLTQNGFTVKTVGLTTHPVTTMGGVRVQPDLALVDLDPTDSELLILTGATLWDTGDVLSPFAAKARAFLDAGVPVAAICGATAGLAREGLLDDRAHTSAVSFYLAATGYKGGDHYVDADAVTDGDLITAGPTEPVAFAREVFARLGVYEGEKLDAWYRLFHDSDPAAYEVLNG is encoded by the coding sequence ATGACCCGCGGGACCGTTCATCTGGCCGTTTACGACACCTACGCCGACTGGGAGACGGGGCACACCACCGCCCACCTCACCCAGAACGGCTTCACCGTGAAGACGGTCGGACTCACCACGCACCCCGTCACCACCATGGGCGGCGTCCGCGTCCAGCCCGATCTGGCCCTCGTGGACCTCGACCCGACGGACAGCGAGCTGCTGATCCTCACCGGAGCGACCCTGTGGGACACCGGCGACGTCCTCTCCCCCTTCGCCGCCAAGGCCCGCGCGTTCCTCGACGCGGGCGTCCCCGTCGCGGCGATCTGCGGCGCGACCGCCGGTCTCGCGCGCGAGGGCCTGCTCGACGACCGCGCCCACACCAGCGCCGTGTCGTTCTATCTGGCCGCCACGGGTTACAAGGGCGGCGACCACTACGTCGACGCGGACGCCGTCACCGACGGCGACCTGATCACCGCTGGTCCGACCGAGCCCGTCGCCTTCGCCCGCGAGGTCTTCGCCCGCCTCGGCGTGTACGAGGGCGAGAAGCTGGACGCCTGGTACCGGCTGTTCCACGACTCCGACCCGGCCGCCTACGAGGTCCTGAACGGATGA
- a CDS encoding GntR family transcriptional regulator has product MPGYGSGGSGGNGNASAVTRSTLRQQIADALRDEVLAGRMQPGQEFTVKEIADQYGVSATPVREALVDLSAQGLLDSDQHRGFKVHRFTFDDFRTMVETRSLIVDAIFGHVARSRPSPPAPQAMLSVRRRAEEAARAARTGDLDILIGYDLRFWRELGALVANRYLCDFLHRLRVQAWVFSVPFLRLDPELPARLWGGHQDIVEAVARGDAAGVRAEIRAYDDHALVWAERMEQRERQTRREG; this is encoded by the coding sequence ATGCCCGGCTACGGCAGCGGCGGCAGTGGCGGGAACGGCAACGCGAGTGCCGTCACCCGCAGCACTCTGCGGCAACAGATCGCCGACGCGCTGCGTGACGAGGTGCTCGCGGGGCGGATGCAGCCGGGGCAGGAGTTCACCGTCAAGGAGATCGCCGACCAGTACGGCGTCTCGGCGACCCCCGTGCGCGAGGCCCTCGTCGACCTGTCCGCGCAGGGCCTCCTCGACTCCGACCAGCACCGCGGTTTCAAGGTGCACCGGTTCACCTTCGACGACTTCCGGACCATGGTCGAGACCCGGTCGCTGATCGTGGACGCGATCTTCGGCCACGTCGCGCGGAGCAGACCCTCGCCGCCGGCCCCGCAGGCCATGCTGTCCGTGCGCCGCCGGGCGGAGGAGGCCGCACGGGCGGCCCGCACCGGCGACCTGGACATCCTCATCGGCTACGACCTGCGCTTCTGGCGTGAACTCGGTGCGCTCGTCGCCAACCGCTACCTCTGCGACTTCCTGCACCGGCTGCGCGTGCAGGCCTGGGTCTTCTCCGTACCGTTCCTGCGCCTGGACCCGGAACTGCCCGCCCGGCTCTGGGGCGGCCACCAGGACATCGTCGAGGCGGTGGCCCGCGGCGACGCGGCAGGCGTCCGTGCCGAGATCCGGGCCTACGACGACCACGCACTGGTCTGGGCGGAACGCATGGAGCAGCGCGAGAGGCAGACGCGGCGCGAGGGGTGA
- a CDS encoding serine/threonine-protein kinase, with protein MDALLPEDPTQIGPFRLLGRLGVGGMGRVYLARSAGGRTVAVKLVRAELAAQDEFRRRFAREVEALERVGGAGTTPVIASDTDAQAPWVAIGYVPGPSLRSVVVDQYGPLPAHSVRALAAGLADALGHIHAAGLLHRDLKPSNVLLTVDGPRIIDFGIARAVDTVTDGGLTTTGAVVGSPGFMSPEQVRGERLTPASDVFCLGAVLAYAATGRPPFGSADSGVHAVLFRIAHEEPDLAGLAPELEPLVRGCLNKDPAARPTAAELAGVSLPDEPWLPAGLLAGLGRHAARLLDADGDPTPPTPVTVPAAPRRRRRAPLVAAAAVTVLAVAGTFTALHFKDRGGTDDGAGGTDGSGSPAASAGGPDGIVPDDFLGAWEGVLRGSADAPYETGRIEITQGRAGEKTGVYVHVTGERLCMGRSTLVSADADRIVFGESDVTTSVPEKRCTPAAHQTLTVRSPEVLEWTSGDVSATFHRSQKGPKAVPSAFVGHWRQQFDVLDAPPDHEESRSFELTVTQGPVGAPLARFSENYPRTDEETGEETGDLVHCESTAVLGGVGDLVVLGPPQLEPGSDPECSPSGSAQNLRVDRFEGKERLLMYGMSADGEPAEYVRR; from the coding sequence GTGGATGCCCTGTTGCCCGAAGACCCCACCCAGATCGGCCCGTTCCGGCTGCTCGGACGGCTCGGAGTCGGCGGAATGGGCCGCGTCTATCTCGCCCGGTCCGCGGGCGGCCGCACCGTGGCCGTCAAACTCGTGCGGGCGGAGCTCGCCGCGCAGGACGAGTTCCGGCGCCGGTTCGCCCGTGAGGTCGAGGCGCTGGAGCGGGTCGGAGGGGCCGGGACGACCCCCGTCATCGCCTCGGACACCGACGCGCAGGCGCCCTGGGTGGCCATCGGATATGTGCCGGGGCCGTCGCTGCGGAGCGTCGTCGTCGACCAGTACGGGCCGCTGCCGGCGCACTCCGTGCGCGCCCTGGCCGCGGGGCTTGCCGACGCGCTCGGGCACATCCACGCCGCCGGGCTGCTGCACCGGGACCTGAAGCCCTCCAACGTCCTGCTCACCGTCGACGGCCCCCGCATCATCGACTTCGGCATCGCACGCGCCGTGGACACCGTCACCGACGGAGGGCTGACGACGACCGGCGCGGTCGTCGGATCACCCGGTTTCATGTCGCCGGAACAGGTACGGGGCGAGCGGCTCACACCCGCTTCGGACGTGTTCTGCCTGGGTGCCGTGCTGGCCTACGCGGCCACCGGGCGCCCGCCGTTCGGGTCCGCGGACAGCGGGGTGCACGCCGTGCTGTTCCGCATCGCCCACGAGGAGCCGGATCTCGCCGGGCTCGCGCCCGAGCTGGAACCTCTCGTGCGGGGCTGCCTGAACAAGGATCCGGCCGCCCGGCCGACGGCGGCCGAGCTGGCGGGCGTGTCCCTTCCCGACGAGCCGTGGCTGCCGGCCGGCCTGCTGGCCGGACTGGGGCGGCACGCGGCCCGGCTGCTCGACGCGGACGGTGACCCGACACCGCCGACGCCGGTCACCGTGCCGGCCGCGCCGCGCAGGCGCCGGCGTGCCCCACTGGTCGCCGCGGCCGCGGTCACCGTTCTCGCCGTCGCCGGCACCTTCACGGCCCTGCACTTCAAGGACCGCGGCGGCACGGACGACGGGGCGGGCGGCACGGACGGATCCGGCAGCCCTGCCGCGTCGGCCGGCGGCCCCGACGGCATCGTTCCGGACGACTTCCTCGGCGCCTGGGAGGGCGTCCTGCGGGGCAGTGCCGACGCGCCGTACGAGACCGGGCGGATCGAGATCACCCAGGGCCGGGCCGGCGAGAAGACCGGCGTGTACGTGCACGTCACCGGCGAGCGGCTGTGCATGGGCCGCTCCACGCTCGTCTCCGCGGACGCCGACCGGATCGTGTTCGGCGAGAGCGACGTCACCACGAGCGTGCCCGAGAAGCGCTGCACCCCCGCGGCACACCAGACCCTGACCGTACGGTCGCCCGAGGTGCTGGAGTGGACGTCGGGCGACGTCAGCGCCACGTTCCACCGGTCGCAGAAGGGGCCCAAGGCCGTGCCGTCCGCCTTCGTCGGCCACTGGCGGCAGCAGTTCGACGTGCTCGACGCCCCGCCGGACCACGAGGAGTCCCGTTCCTTCGAGCTGACGGTCACCCAGGGGCCGGTCGGCGCCCCGCTCGCACGGTTCAGCGAGAACTACCCGCGCACCGACGAGGAGACCGGCGAGGAGACCGGCGACCTGGTGCACTGCGAGAGCACCGCCGTGCTCGGCGGCGTCGGCGACCTGGTCGTCCTCGGCCCGCCGCAGCTGGAGCCGGGTTCCGATCCCGAGTGCTCCCCGTCGGGCTCCGCGCAGAACCTGCGCGTCGACCGCTTCGAGGGCAAGGAGCGCCTCCTCATGTACGGGATGAGCGCCGACGGCGAACCGGCGGAGTACGTCCGCAGGTGA
- a CDS encoding protein kinase domain-containing protein produces the protein MEQLAPGDPHHIGEYRILTRLGAGGMGQVYLARSDRGRTVAVKLVRQELAEQEEFRNRFRLEVRAALRVGGRWTAPVLDADTEAPVPWVATGYIAGPALHTVVSGEHGPLPERSVRLLASGLAHALTDIHRAGLIHRDLKPSNILLTIDGPRVIDFGIARALETVADGGLTRTGALVGSPGFMSPEQVRGDRITPACDVFCLGSVLAYAATGRLPFGSAASGGHAQMFRIAQEEPDLTGVPEALLDLVRDCLHKEAEERPALEEVLRRTAADADGEPWLPGALIAQLGRHAVQLLDAEQPQAPAQPPTMTAAPRAIPTPPPAPAPMPAAAPHTPPGPAYGYPQTPQPYHPAPYHQATYPPGPHAPARDEAGRRGSRGGTLALIAVALVVALGAGGSVYAFMSKDKGKRTTADPKPSVTSSAPTSPPASSGTPSPTGTPPTAQAAGDVPQEYIGTWRASFETADGTNTRIMTITQGATGEQVMTLSGTGPNYDCRWSATLRAPGPPLELDPTVVTFGDRVSCAPGQWSRLNMAGDVTVVRELVGSTGEPLTYTKTG, from the coding sequence ATGGAGCAGCTGGCACCAGGGGATCCACATCACATCGGCGAGTACCGGATCCTGACCCGGCTCGGCGCGGGCGGCATGGGCCAGGTCTATCTCGCCCGCTCCGACCGCGGACGCACCGTCGCGGTGAAGCTCGTGCGGCAGGAGCTCGCGGAGCAGGAGGAGTTCCGTAACCGCTTCCGGCTCGAGGTCCGGGCCGCGCTGCGCGTCGGCGGGAGGTGGACCGCGCCCGTCCTCGACGCGGACACGGAGGCCCCGGTCCCCTGGGTCGCCACCGGTTACATCGCCGGGCCCGCGCTGCACACCGTCGTCTCCGGCGAGCACGGACCGCTGCCGGAGCGCAGCGTCCGCCTGCTGGCCTCCGGTCTGGCGCACGCGCTGACGGACATCCACCGGGCCGGTCTGATCCACCGCGACCTCAAGCCGTCGAACATCCTGCTCACCATCGACGGGCCGCGTGTCATCGACTTCGGCATCGCCCGCGCGCTGGAGACGGTCGCCGACGGCGGCCTCACCCGCACCGGAGCACTCGTCGGCTCGCCCGGTTTCATGTCGCCCGAGCAGGTGCGCGGCGACCGGATCACCCCTGCGTGCGACGTCTTCTGTCTGGGGTCCGTACTCGCCTACGCGGCGACGGGACGGCTCCCGTTCGGCTCCGCCGCGAGCGGCGGCCACGCGCAGATGTTCCGTATCGCGCAGGAGGAACCGGACCTGACCGGCGTCCCCGAGGCTCTGCTCGACCTGGTCCGCGACTGTCTGCACAAGGAGGCCGAGGAACGGCCGGCCCTGGAGGAGGTCCTTCGCCGGACGGCCGCCGACGCGGACGGCGAGCCGTGGCTGCCGGGTGCGCTGATCGCCCAGCTCGGCCGCCACGCGGTCCAGTTGCTGGACGCCGAGCAGCCGCAGGCGCCGGCCCAGCCGCCGACGATGACGGCGGCTCCTCGCGCGATACCGACACCTCCTCCCGCCCCGGCGCCGATGCCGGCCGCCGCGCCGCACACGCCGCCCGGACCCGCGTACGGCTATCCGCAGACTCCGCAGCCCTACCACCCCGCGCCGTACCACCAGGCCACGTACCCGCCCGGACCCCATGCCCCGGCCCGGGACGAGGCGGGACGGCGGGGCTCGCGGGGCGGGACCCTCGCGCTGATCGCCGTCGCGCTGGTCGTCGCACTCGGCGCGGGCGGCTCGGTGTACGCGTTCATGTCCAAGGACAAGGGGAAGCGGACGACCGCGGACCCGAAGCCCTCGGTCACGTCCTCGGCCCCCACCTCTCCCCCCGCCTCGTCGGGCACTCCCTCGCCGACCGGCACGCCCCCGACCGCCCAGGCGGCGGGTGACGTGCCGCAGGAGTACATCGGCACCTGGCGGGCCTCCTTCGAGACGGCGGACGGCACCAACACCCGGATCATGACGATCACCCAGGGCGCGACGGGCGAACAGGTCATGACCCTGAGCGGAACGGGCCCCAACTACGACTGCCGCTGGTCGGCCACCCTCCGCGCCCCGGGACCGCCGCTGGAACTCGACCCCACGGTCGTCACGTTCGGCGATCGCGTCTCGTGCGCCCCGGGCCAGTGGAGCCGGTTGAACATGGCCGGCGACGTCACCGTCGTCCGTGAGCTCGTGGGCTCGACCGGTGAGCCGCTCACCTACACCAAGACGGGCTGA
- a CDS encoding aspartate aminotransferase family protein, with amino-acid sequence MTPHADPQTGAAVKAADRAHVFHSWSAQGLIDPLAVAGAEGSYFWDYDGNRYLDFTSGLVYTNIGYQHPKVVAAIQEQAGKLATFAPAFAVEARSEAARLIAERTPGDLDKIFFTNGGAEAVENAIRMARLHTGRPKVLSAYRSYHGGTATAVNITGDPRRWASDNGTAGVVHFWAPFLYRSPFYSSTEAEECARALTHLEDTIAFEGPQTIAAIILETIPGTAGIMTPPPGYLAGVREICDRYGIVFVLDEVMAGFGRTGAWFAADHFDVVPDLITFAKGVNSGYVPLGGVAISAEIAATFDKRPYPGGLTYSGHPLACAAAVATIQVMADEKVVENAAAVGETVLGPGLRELAERHPSVGEVRGLGVFWALELVRDRETREPLVPYNASGEANAAMAAFGAACKKNGLWPFINMNRTHAVPACNVSEAEAKEGLAALDAALSVADEWVA; translated from the coding sequence ATGACCCCTCATGCCGACCCGCAGACCGGAGCTGCCGTCAAGGCGGCCGACCGCGCCCATGTGTTCCACTCCTGGTCAGCCCAGGGCCTGATCGACCCGCTCGCCGTCGCCGGCGCAGAGGGGTCCTACTTCTGGGACTACGACGGCAACCGCTACCTCGACTTCACCAGCGGTCTCGTCTACACCAACATCGGTTACCAGCACCCGAAGGTCGTCGCCGCGATCCAGGAGCAGGCCGGCAAACTCGCCACCTTCGCCCCCGCCTTCGCCGTGGAGGCGCGCTCGGAGGCGGCCCGGCTGATAGCCGAGCGCACCCCCGGCGACCTGGACAAGATCTTCTTCACCAACGGCGGCGCGGAGGCCGTGGAGAACGCGATCCGGATGGCCCGTCTGCACACGGGCCGTCCGAAGGTGCTCTCCGCCTACCGCTCGTACCACGGCGGCACGGCGACGGCGGTCAACATCACCGGCGACCCGCGCCGCTGGGCCAGCGACAACGGCACGGCCGGCGTCGTCCACTTCTGGGCGCCGTTCCTGTACCGGTCGCCCTTCTACTCCTCGACCGAGGCCGAGGAGTGCGCCCGCGCCCTGACGCACCTCGAGGACACCATCGCCTTCGAGGGCCCGCAGACGATCGCGGCGATCATCCTCGAGACGATCCCGGGCACGGCCGGCATCATGACGCCGCCCCCCGGCTATCTCGCGGGTGTCCGCGAGATCTGCGACCGGTACGGCATCGTGTTCGTCCTCGACGAGGTCATGGCGGGCTTCGGACGTACCGGCGCCTGGTTCGCCGCCGACCACTTCGATGTGGTGCCGGACCTGATCACCTTCGCCAAGGGCGTCAACTCGGGCTACGTGCCGCTCGGCGGCGTCGCGATCTCCGCCGAGATCGCCGCGACCTTCGACAAGCGCCCCTACCCCGGCGGACTCACCTACTCCGGCCACCCGCTGGCGTGCGCGGCGGCCGTCGCGACCATCCAGGTCATGGCGGACGAGAAGGTCGTCGAGAACGCGGCGGCCGTCGGGGAGACCGTGCTCGGACCGGGGCTGCGCGAGCTCGCGGAGCGCCACCCCTCGGTGGGCGAGGTGCGCGGCCTGGGTGTCTTCTGGGCCCTGGAACTGGTCCGTGACCGCGAGACCCGCGAGCCGCTGGTGCCCTACAACGCGTCCGGCGAGGCGAACGCGGCGATGGCGGCGTTCGGCGCGGCCTGCAAGAAGAACGGCCTGTGGCCCTTCATCAACATGAACCGCACGCACGCCGTCCCCGCGTGCAACGTGAGCGAGGCCGAGGCGAAGGAGGGCCTGGCCGCGCTGGACGCGGCGCTGTCGGTCGCCGACGAGTGGGTGGCCTGA
- a CDS encoding S1 family peptidase translates to MTHARLRGVRRKLRRAVRLAAAVGLLSGGLMVSGAMAGEPPAAGPPAAADPRAADDPAAGLVSRLGPARTAGSWTGPDGKTVVAVTDQEAAEEVRRAGGEARVVRHSMERLRSATETLRSAPRVPGTAWAVDYAANSITVRADSTVSAGDWSRMTGLAEEIGGFVRMERTTGTFTTRVNGGTAVFGDQRRCTAGFNVTNGQDIFILTAGHCGPQDSTWFRDRQGDELVGTTTAASFPGDDYSLVRYEDVDVLDRTNVVDIGGGRGVQIVGAGEPAVGQRVFRSGSTTGFRSGEVTAVNATVNYPEGTVTGLIETTVCAEPGDSGGPLFSEGLALGVTSGGDGDCTTGGTTYFQPVTTAMEKLGVDLTGGPPAPGGAADESEGGAPPPPLPAPPRSGEGLGSRAVSSIVDFGSPALGAGLIGLSLTGLLAARWLVSAQERREYRDFHSASWG, encoded by the coding sequence ATGACGCACGCACGACTAAGGGGCGTACGACGGAAGCTCCGGCGGGCCGTGCGGCTGGCCGCCGCGGTCGGGCTGCTCAGCGGCGGCCTGATGGTCTCCGGCGCCATGGCGGGCGAACCGCCTGCCGCCGGACCGCCGGCCGCCGCTGATCCACGGGCCGCCGACGACCCGGCGGCCGGGCTGGTGTCGCGGCTCGGCCCCGCCCGTACGGCCGGCAGCTGGACGGGACCCGACGGGAAGACGGTCGTCGCCGTCACCGATCAGGAGGCCGCGGAGGAGGTGCGGCGGGCCGGCGGGGAGGCCCGAGTGGTGCGCCACAGCATGGAGCGGCTCCGCTCGGCCACCGAGACCCTGCGCTCCGCGCCGCGGGTGCCCGGTACCGCATGGGCGGTCGACTACGCGGCCAACAGCATCACCGTCCGCGCGGACAGCACCGTCTCCGCCGGCGACTGGTCGCGCATGACCGGCCTCGCGGAGGAGATCGGCGGCTTCGTCCGCATGGAACGCACCACGGGGACCTTCACGACCAGGGTCAACGGCGGCACCGCGGTCTTCGGGGACCAGCGGCGGTGCACCGCGGGGTTCAACGTCACCAACGGGCAGGACATCTTCATTCTGACGGCGGGGCACTGCGGCCCGCAGGACTCCACCTGGTTCCGTGACCGGCAGGGCGACGAACTCGTCGGCACCACCACGGCCGCCAGCTTCCCCGGCGACGACTACTCCCTCGTGCGCTACGAGGACGTCGACGTCCTGGACCGCACCAACGTCGTGGACATCGGCGGCGGCCGGGGCGTGCAGATCGTCGGAGCCGGCGAACCGGCCGTCGGTCAGCGGGTGTTCCGCAGCGGCAGTACGACCGGGTTCCGCTCCGGGGAGGTGACAGCCGTGAACGCGACGGTGAACTACCCCGAGGGGACGGTGACCGGACTGATCGAGACCACGGTCTGCGCCGAGCCGGGGGACAGCGGCGGGCCGCTGTTCTCCGAGGGCCTGGCGCTCGGCGTCACCTCGGGCGGCGACGGGGACTGCACCACGGGCGGCACGACCTACTTCCAGCCGGTGACCACCGCCATGGAGAAGCTCGGCGTGGACCTGACGGGCGGCCCGCCCGCCCCCGGCGGGGCGGCCGACGAGTCGGAGGGCGGCGCCCCGCCCCCACCCCTGCCCGCGCCGCCGCGGTCCGGTGAGGGACTCGGGTCGCGGGCGGTCAGCTCGATCGTCGACTTCGGCAGCCCGGCCCTGGGCGCGGGTCTGATCGGCCTCAGCCTGACCGGACTGCTGGCCGCGCGGTGGCTCGTGTCGGCCCAGGAGCGCAGGGAGTACCGGGACTTCCACAGCGCGAGCTGGGGCTGA
- a CDS encoding MarR family winged helix-turn-helix transcriptional regulator, translating to MRPDRHPQELLTRTALGVFRLNGQFVTVSDRLAREAGLTAARWQVLGAVVREPQSVAGIARTMGITRQSVQRVADVLAEQGLAEYRPNPAHRRAKLLHATEEGRAAVKQLDPGHARLANRLLGALGEDEFAKTVRVLEQLSRAMDTIDAEDTAGGAALPPSGPEA from the coding sequence ATGAGGCCGGACCGCCACCCCCAGGAACTGCTGACCCGCACGGCCCTCGGCGTCTTCCGGCTGAACGGGCAGTTCGTCACCGTCTCCGACCGCCTGGCCAGGGAGGCGGGGCTGACGGCGGCGCGCTGGCAGGTCCTCGGCGCCGTGGTGCGGGAGCCGCAGTCCGTGGCCGGGATCGCCCGCACGATGGGCATCACCCGCCAGAGCGTGCAGCGCGTCGCCGACGTGCTCGCCGAGCAGGGGCTGGCCGAGTACCGCCCCAACCCGGCCCACCGGCGCGCGAAGCTGCTGCACGCGACGGAGGAGGGCAGGGCGGCCGTCAAGCAGCTCGATCCCGGTCACGCACGGCTGGCGAACCGGCTGCTGGGCGCCCTCGGGGAGGATGAGTTCGCGAAGACCGTGCGGGTTCTGGAGCAGCTTTCACGGGCGATGGACACGATCGACGCCGAGGACACGGCCGGCGGGGCGGCCCTCCCTCCGTCCGGACCGGAAGCCTGA
- a CDS encoding SLATT domain-containing protein: MSQPEMQPGGPARGEGGEVPLGDLTGRPFPLGDWGEPAARLDELYRWVEADALRTVDWYLSDRVRKRRTARLLRLGTALGVVAGSALPLLDLTGTLVRAAPWGYVSLLLAAACLACDRYFGLTAGWMRDVATAQAVQRRLQALQYDWASESVREVLGPAEGTASEAAERCLGVLRRFSEDVSDLVRSETADWMTDFRPGPAPLRLHSAPPRAVTDAHPAPGVIQGRFPLPPASRPNMPRQRPPEPPR, translated from the coding sequence GTGAGCCAGCCGGAGATGCAGCCCGGCGGGCCCGCCCGCGGGGAGGGCGGCGAGGTGCCGCTGGGTGACCTGACGGGGCGGCCCTTCCCCCTCGGGGACTGGGGCGAGCCCGCGGCCCGCCTCGACGAGCTCTACCGCTGGGTCGAGGCGGACGCGCTGCGCACCGTGGACTGGTACCTCTCCGACCGGGTCCGCAAGCGCCGGACCGCGCGTCTGCTGCGCCTGGGCACGGCACTCGGCGTCGTCGCCGGCTCCGCCCTGCCCCTGCTCGACCTCACCGGCACCCTGGTCAGGGCCGCGCCCTGGGGATACGTCTCACTGCTCCTCGCGGCGGCGTGCCTGGCATGCGACCGGTACTTCGGGCTGACAGCCGGCTGGATGCGGGACGTGGCCACCGCGCAGGCGGTGCAGCGCCGGCTCCAGGCGCTGCAGTACGACTGGGCGTCGGAGAGCGTGCGCGAGGTGCTGGGCCCGGCGGAGGGAACGGCGAGCGAGGCGGCAGAGCGCTGCCTCGGCGTGCTCCGCCGCTTCTCGGAGGACGTCTCCGACCTGGTCCGCTCGGAGACCGCGGACTGGATGACGGACTTCCGGCCCGGTCCGGCGCCGCTGCGGCTGCACTCGGCGCCGCCGCGCGCGGTGACGGACGCCCATCCGGCCCCGGGCGTCATCCAGGGCCGCTTCCCGCTCCCTCCCGCCTCCCGCCCGAACATGCCGCGACAGCGCCCTCCGGAGCCGCCGCGCTGA